From Roseburia hominis, the proteins below share one genomic window:
- a CDS encoding sialate O-acetylesterase, producing MAVKVAKIFQSGMVLQREMPVRVWGYGKPDEKIKVSIQGECAETLVEADGRWSLELPPLAESSRETMVIVCETDQMELKDIAVGEVFVAAGQSNMEFWLKYEKHYQEILPSYENQNIRFYDMPKLAYDGQEKDFDYHKVGIWRKASKENLAYFSAVGFYFAKKLEKDLSVPIGIIGCNWGGTKSLAWMREDHAREIQKEQTEDFEIKLNGRNYGEFCRTCGNNPMNDTGNSTWNPFNEFILPQTPSMDEIMDFLRSDQKMGSVMEAAKPQDAPGMLYRHMVQRLAPYTVRAILWYQGESDDEIDGTQKNYKKALDTIKRDWRDAWENPALPFFIVQLPGFYSWFGCDILADAPRLAGIKREGRKLTLIFENAEGGLFVEGDKVEAFSVTSGEDEIAYTEMIAGETIILNLPSDRYDRLTVQFACDGWYRVNLYNQAGIPAIPFKRTC from the coding sequence ATGGCGGTGAAGGTTGCGAAAATATTTCAATCAGGAATGGTTTTACAGCGGGAAATGCCGGTAAGGGTATGGGGATATGGAAAACCTGATGAAAAAATCAAAGTAAGCATACAGGGAGAATGTGCAGAAACATTAGTGGAAGCTGACGGCAGATGGAGTTTGGAGCTTCCGCCTCTTGCAGAGTCATCACGGGAAACGATGGTCATAGTTTGTGAAACCGATCAAATGGAACTCAAAGATATAGCGGTCGGTGAGGTTTTTGTGGCAGCAGGACAATCCAATATGGAGTTCTGGCTGAAGTATGAGAAACACTATCAGGAAATCCTGCCATCTTATGAAAACCAAAATATTCGGTTTTATGACATGCCCAAGCTGGCATATGACGGTCAGGAAAAAGATTTTGATTATCATAAAGTGGGGATTTGGAGAAAGGCGTCAAAAGAAAATCTGGCATATTTTTCTGCGGTAGGTTTCTATTTTGCAAAGAAGCTGGAAAAAGATCTGTCTGTTCCGATTGGCATTATCGGGTGTAATTGGGGCGGGACGAAATCCTTGGCCTGGATGAGGGAAGATCATGCACGTGAGATTCAGAAAGAACAGACAGAGGATTTTGAGATAAAGTTAAATGGCCGAAACTATGGGGAATTTTGCAGAACGTGCGGAAATAATCCAATGAATGACACGGGAAACAGTACATGGAATCCATTTAATGAATTTATTTTGCCCCAAACGCCCTCGATGGATGAAATCATGGACTTTCTCCGTAGTGATCAAAAGATGGGATCGGTGATGGAAGCGGCAAAGCCGCAGGATGCGCCGGGTATGTTGTATCGTCATATGGTGCAGAGACTTGCTCCATATACAGTTCGCGCTATCTTGTGGTATCAGGGGGAAAGTGACGACGAGATAGACGGGACGCAGAAGAATTATAAGAAAGCTTTGGATACGATAAAAAGAGACTGGCGGGATGCATGGGAGAATCCGGCATTGCCATTTTTCATTGTACAGCTTCCCGGATTTTATTCCTGGTTCGGCTGCGATATTCTTGCAGATGCGCCAAGGCTTGCGGGAATAAAAAGAGAAGGGAGAAAATTAACATTAATATTTGAGAATGCGGAGGGCGGATTGTTTGTAGAGGGGGACAAAGTAGAGGCGTTTTCAGTAACCTCGGGGGAAGATGAGATAGCTTACACAGAGATGATAGCAGGAGAGACTATCATTTTAAATCTGCCCAGTGACAGGTATGATAGGCTGACAGTTCAATTTGCGTGTGATGGCTGGTATCGTGTGAACCTCTATAATCAGGCAGGTATTCCTGCGATTCCATTTAAAAGAACTTGTTAG
- a CDS encoding Txe/YoeB family addiction module toxin: protein MSEKIWSDDAWEDYLYWQTQDKKTLKRINQLIKDIERNGCMEGIGKPEPLTGDLQGEYSRRINEKGKLWHIRTKIKEQG, encoded by the coding sequence ATGAGTGAAAAAATATGGTCTGATGATGCCTGGGAAGATTACCTCTACTGGCAGACACAGGATAAAAAAACATTAAAACGCATCAACCAGCTCATTAAAGATATTGAACGCAATGGCTGTATGGAGGGTATCGGAAAACCCGAACCACTCACAGGAGACCTGCAGGGCGAATACAGTCGTCGTATCAATGAAAAAGGGAAACTGTGGCATATCCGTACAAAAATAAAGGAGCAAGGATAA
- a CDS encoding type II toxin-antitoxin system RelB/DinJ family antitoxin, whose amino-acid sequence MALATLTARVDEKDKASFDTFCSNVGLNTSTAINLFVKAVLRENRIPFEITQAPDPFFSETNMAYVRKSVQELKAGKGTAHELIEVADE is encoded by the coding sequence ATGGCACTGGCTACTTTAACCGCAAGAGTGGACGAAAAAGACAAGGCTAGCTTTGATACATTCTGCTCCAATGTCGGCCTGAATACTTCTACCGCAATTAATCTCTTTGTGAAAGCAGTTTTACGCGAGAACCGTATCCCATTTGAAATTACACAGGCTCCTGATCCATTTTTCTCCGAAACCAACATGGCTTATGTCAGAAAATCCGTACAGGAATTGAAAGCAGGGAAGGGCACCGCGCATGAGCTGATCGAGGTGGCGGATGAGTGA
- a CDS encoding tyrosine-type recombinase/integrase: MDKYFNTFREMISLRGLTDHTLSAYCTYIRAYLDYLECFLHKQPEEVTWSELRDFVRWLSYSRNLSDRTINCAISQLRFFTMYVLHKPWDATHLPLRKFDTYIPFVPTREEISGYFSDIPDIKEKTMLVLMYSSGLRLGEVCSLRYEDIDRKQMRIFIRHAKNRSSRYAILSKYALDLLTAYWFQCGKPKNWLFPANRKENAPYSSTSFSNKFVQYRKTFRWNEKLTCHSFRHAFGTHLYENGTDLLTIKELLGHKSLLSTTIYVHLASNGVQAALSPFDQFGGALVDKQ; encoded by the coding sequence ATGGACAAATATTTCAATACTTTTCGGGAAATGATTTCCCTTCGCGGTCTTACTGACCATACCTTATCTGCTTACTGTACCTACATTCGCGCTTACCTGGACTATCTTGAATGCTTTCTTCATAAACAGCCTGAAGAAGTGACATGGTCAGAACTGCGTGATTTTGTCAGATGGCTTTCATATAGCAGAAACCTGTCTGACCGCACCATTAACTGTGCGATTTCCCAGCTCCGTTTTTTTACCATGTATGTTCTTCATAAGCCCTGGGATGCTACCCACCTCCCCCTACGTAAGTTCGACACTTATATCCCGTTTGTCCCTACAAGAGAAGAAATCTCTGGTTATTTTTCCGACATCCCTGATATAAAAGAAAAAACCATGCTTGTTCTCATGTATTCTTCCGGGCTTCGTCTCGGTGAAGTCTGTTCCCTCCGTTATGAGGATATCGACCGCAAACAGATGAGGATCTTTATCCGGCATGCAAAGAACCGTTCTTCCAGGTACGCTATCCTTTCAAAGTATGCCCTGGATTTACTTACTGCTTATTGGTTCCAATGTGGAAAACCCAAAAACTGGCTTTTCCCTGCGAACCGAAAGGAAAATGCACCCTATAGCTCTACTAGTTTCTCTAATAAATTTGTGCAATACCGCAAAACTTTTCGTTGGAATGAGAAACTCACCTGCCACTCGTTTCGCCATGCTTTTGGCACCCATCTTTATGAAAATGGCACTGACCTGCTCACAATCAAAGAGCTCCTTGGACATAAATCACTGTTATCCACCACTATTTATGTCCATCTTGCCAGTAATGGGGTACAGGCGGCACTTAGTCCTTTTGACCAGTTTGGAGGTGCTCTTGTTGACAAACAGTAA
- a CDS encoding IS91 family transposase, giving the protein MGYRRHLVLLTSLEVLLLTNSKISQIWHYSYENFSALHHQSGVQEKTSHAILNCKTGKLGCNISQCTVCGHTQVHHNSCRNRNCPNCQAVRMEIWADKRRAEVIDTPYFHVVFTLPHELNSLIYCNQKLLYNLLHRCSAETLLELSQNQRYLGATPGIIQVLHTWNQELDYHVHMHCIVSGGGLTADQKIRKSKGIFFIPVKVLRDKFKGKYLAHLENYYRNRMLSFSSSCKELQNSYCWKEWKNNLYEKDWCPYIKETFNGFGNAIEYLGRYTHKIAISNSRILSVTQSETTFSARGIKPGDPKREITLPNTEFIRRFLMHVLPSGFQKIRYYGFLNNRMKSKNLKLIFKLQGYQKFKRQYTDLSIAELLKAVWNYDIRVCPECGCASMEQLGRTYAKPS; this is encoded by the coding sequence ATGGGGTACAGGCGGCACTTAGTCCTTTTGACCAGTTTGGAGGTGCTCTTGTTGACAAACAGTAAAATTTCCCAAATCTGGCACTATTCCTATGAAAATTTTTCTGCCTTACATCACCAGTCCGGTGTTCAGGAAAAGACTTCTCATGCCATCCTTAACTGTAAAACCGGAAAACTCGGCTGTAACATCAGCCAATGTACAGTCTGTGGACATACGCAAGTCCACCACAATTCCTGCCGGAATCGGAACTGCCCCAACTGCCAGGCTGTACGAATGGAAATCTGGGCAGATAAGCGGAGAGCAGAGGTCATTGACACCCCTTACTTTCATGTGGTGTTCACACTCCCACATGAACTGAACTCCCTGATCTACTGTAATCAGAAACTCCTGTACAATCTTCTGCACAGATGTTCCGCCGAAACACTTCTGGAATTATCCCAAAATCAGAGGTATCTCGGAGCAACGCCCGGCATTATTCAGGTTCTTCACACGTGGAACCAGGAACTGGATTATCATGTGCACATGCATTGTATCGTATCCGGAGGCGGTCTGACTGCTGATCAAAAGATCCGGAAATCCAAAGGGATTTTTTTTATTCCCGTTAAAGTGCTTCGCGATAAATTCAAAGGAAAATATCTTGCCCATCTAGAGAATTATTATCGGAACAGAATGCTGTCCTTTTCCTCTTCCTGTAAAGAACTCCAGAACTCTTACTGTTGGAAAGAATGGAAAAACAATCTATATGAAAAAGACTGGTGTCCTTACATCAAAGAGACGTTCAATGGTTTTGGGAATGCAATCGAATATCTGGGACGATATACCCATAAGATTGCTATTTCCAACAGCAGGATTCTCTCTGTCACACAATCAGAAACCACTTTTTCGGCACGTGGAATAAAACCCGGTGACCCTAAACGGGAAATCACTCTTCCGAACACAGAATTCATCCGAAGATTTCTGATGCATGTACTTCCATCAGGATTCCAAAAAATCCGTTACTATGGTTTCCTAAATAACCGTATGAAATCAAAAAATCTGAAATTGATTTTCAAACTACAAGGATACCAGAAATTCAAGCGACAATATACAGATTTATCTATAGCAGAACTGTTAAAGGCTGTCTGGAATTATGATATCCGTGTCTGTCCGGAATGTGGCTGTGCGAGTATGGAACAACTCGGAAGGACATATGCAAAACCAAGCTAA
- a CDS encoding ATP-binding protein: MPYIKRAAEDTITRISKMFPILLVTGPRQVGKTTLLQKLAEEQKALGIERKYVTLDDPDVRYLAKHDPALFLQRYTPPVLIDEIQYATELLPYIKMSVDRSKRKGEFWITGSQVFRLMQNVSESLAGRAGIVNLMGLSDAEIYQAPNEPFSTDPHRLMNRLSVTNARGLNEIYRRIFKGSMPELYADENVDWETYYRSYVDTYLQRDIRDLAQVSDEMQFYNFMTIVAAHTSKPVVYEELANAAGISAPTAKKWLSILVSSHIIALIPPYHNNALKRVVKMPLLHFVDTGLAAYLLKWGNPEALEKGAMSGAFFETYVFSEIYKSYLNAGKEPPIFYYRDKDQKEIDLLIYQNGIISPIEIKKAASPGKAAIKNFHVLTPISKAETFGNLESLKVEIGTGSVVCLASDLLPVDEKNWYVPVWLI; this comes from the coding sequence ATGCCATATATTAAAAGAGCTGCTGAAGATACAATCACGCGAATTTCAAAAATGTTTCCTATTCTTTTGGTAACAGGCCCCAGACAGGTTGGAAAGACTACCCTACTGCAAAAACTGGCGGAAGAACAGAAGGCGCTTGGCATAGAACGCAAATACGTAACTTTAGACGATCCCGATGTGAGATACCTTGCGAAACATGACCCTGCCTTATTTCTGCAAAGGTACACTCCTCCGGTGCTCATCGATGAGATTCAATACGCAACAGAGCTGCTTCCTTACATCAAAATGAGTGTCGACCGCTCAAAACGCAAAGGAGAATTCTGGATCACAGGCTCTCAAGTATTTCGCCTGATGCAAAACGTCAGCGAAAGCCTTGCTGGGCGTGCTGGCATTGTAAATTTGATGGGCCTGTCCGATGCAGAGATTTACCAGGCGCCAAATGAACCATTTTCCACAGACCCCCATCGCCTCATGAATCGACTGTCCGTCACAAACGCGCGCGGACTGAACGAAATATATAGGCGCATTTTCAAAGGCTCCATGCCGGAACTTTATGCCGATGAAAATGTTGATTGGGAGACCTATTATCGTTCCTATGTAGATACGTACCTGCAGCGCGATATTCGTGATTTGGCACAAGTCTCTGATGAAATGCAGTTTTATAATTTCATGACGATTGTAGCGGCGCATACTTCCAAACCGGTTGTATATGAAGAACTGGCAAATGCTGCCGGCATATCGGCCCCAACGGCAAAAAAATGGCTGTCCATTTTAGTATCTTCCCATATCATTGCGCTTATACCGCCTTATCATAACAATGCACTGAAACGAGTTGTAAAAATGCCGCTTCTTCATTTTGTAGACACCGGCCTGGCAGCCTACCTTTTGAAATGGGGGAACCCTGAAGCATTAGAAAAAGGAGCAATGTCCGGAGCTTTCTTTGAAACCTATGTGTTCTCAGAGATCTATAAAAGTTATCTCAACGCCGGAAAAGAGCCTCCTATCTTCTATTACAGAGATAAAGACCAGAAAGAGATTGACCTGCTGATTTATCAGAACGGGATTATTTCCCCAATAGAAATTAAAAAAGCAGCTTCGCCTGGCAAAGCTGCAATTAAAAATTTCCATGTTTTGACCCCAATCAGCAAGGCTGAAACATTCGGAAATCTGGAATCATTAAAGGTCGAAATCGGAACCGGCAGTGTTGTTTGTCTGGCAAGCGATTTGTTGCCCGTTGACGAAAAAAACTGGTATGTACCGGTCTGGTTGATTTAA